From one Streptomyces sp. NBC_01478 genomic stretch:
- a CDS encoding helix-turn-helix domain-containing protein: protein MNRRELDPDSSPQAAFGARLRRAREERGWTQEKLAEEIGYSSTHISSVEVGRKLPTLRLARSADTALGAGDMFERAWRKVRHAGLLEGFPQFIDHEAQAAEIRLYEVGVVPGLLQTPEYAAVLAQGAVRRGAITDDQAEERVTLVAERQATLVRTPAPLIFVVLDESCLRRPVGEPAVMNAQLERLLEFAELPNTVVQVAPFAMGERRPFNLPVYLLTLPDRSLVSYAESAHRGHLERESAFVLPLLTAYHQLQTHACSQAETVAMISQLRKGTP, encoded by the coding sequence TTGAACCGAAGGGAATTGGATCCCGACTCCTCACCTCAGGCCGCGTTCGGCGCGCGTCTGCGCAGGGCACGGGAGGAACGCGGCTGGACACAGGAGAAACTGGCCGAGGAGATCGGGTACTCCAGTACGCACATCTCGTCGGTCGAGGTCGGGCGCAAACTTCCTACCTTGCGTCTCGCGCGTAGTGCCGACACGGCATTAGGCGCCGGCGACATGTTCGAACGCGCCTGGCGCAAGGTGCGGCACGCCGGACTCCTCGAAGGATTCCCGCAGTTCATCGACCACGAGGCACAGGCCGCCGAGATCCGGCTCTACGAAGTCGGCGTCGTCCCCGGTCTGCTCCAGACACCGGAGTACGCGGCCGTCCTCGCGCAGGGCGCCGTCAGACGCGGAGCCATCACGGACGACCAGGCCGAGGAACGCGTCACCCTCGTCGCGGAACGGCAGGCCACGCTGGTGCGGACTCCGGCGCCGTTGATCTTCGTCGTGCTGGACGAGAGCTGCCTGCGTCGGCCGGTCGGTGAACCCGCCGTCATGAACGCCCAGTTGGAGCGCCTGCTGGAGTTCGCCGAACTGCCGAACACCGTGGTTCAGGTAGCTCCGTTCGCGATGGGGGAGCGGCGGCCGTTCAACTTGCCGGTCTATCTGCTGACTTTGCCGGACCGCTCGCTCGTCTCGTACGCAGAGTCCGCCCACCGAGGTCATCTGGAACGGGAAAGCGCATTCGTACTGCCGCTGCTCACGGCCTACCATCAACTACAGACCCATGCCTGCTCGCAGGCCGAAACCGTGGCCATGATCAGTCAGTTGAGAAAGGGCACCCCGTGA
- the ilvC gene encoding ketol-acid reductoisomerase — MAELFYDADADLSIIQGRKVAVIGYGSQGHAHALSLRDSGVDVRVGLHEGSKSKAKAEEQGLRVVTPSEAAAEADVIMILVPDPIQAQVYEESIKDNLKDGDALFFGHGLNIRFDFIKPPAGVDVCMVAPKGPGHLVRRQYEEGRGVPCIAAVEQDATGNGFALALSYAKGIGGTRAGVIKTTFTEETETDLFGEQAVLCGGTAALVKAGFETLTEAGYQPEIAYFECLHELKLIVDLMYEGGLEKMRWSISETAEWGDYVTGPRIITDETKATMKQVLAEIQDGTFAREWMAEYHGGLKKYNEYKQKDAESLLETTGKQLRKLMSWVDEEA; from the coding sequence GTGGCCGAGCTGTTCTACGACGCCGACGCCGACCTGTCCATCATCCAGGGCCGCAAGGTCGCGGTCATCGGCTACGGCAGCCAGGGCCACGCCCACGCGCTGTCGCTCCGTGACTCGGGTGTCGACGTCCGAGTCGGTCTGCACGAGGGCTCCAAGTCCAAGGCGAAGGCCGAGGAGCAGGGCCTGCGCGTGGTGACGCCGTCCGAGGCCGCCGCCGAGGCCGACGTCATCATGATCCTGGTGCCGGACCCGATCCAGGCCCAGGTCTACGAGGAGTCCATCAAGGACAACCTCAAGGACGGCGACGCGCTGTTCTTCGGTCACGGCCTCAACATCCGCTTCGACTTCATCAAGCCGCCGGCCGGCGTCGACGTCTGCATGGTCGCCCCCAAGGGCCCGGGCCACCTCGTCCGCCGCCAGTACGAGGAGGGCCGCGGCGTTCCGTGTATCGCGGCCGTCGAGCAGGACGCGACCGGCAACGGCTTCGCGCTCGCGCTGTCGTACGCGAAGGGCATCGGCGGCACCCGCGCCGGCGTCATCAAGACGACCTTCACCGAGGAGACCGAGACCGACCTGTTCGGTGAGCAGGCCGTCCTCTGCGGTGGTACGGCCGCGCTGGTCAAGGCCGGTTTCGAGACGCTGACCGAGGCCGGTTACCAGCCCGAGATCGCGTACTTCGAGTGCCTGCACGAGCTGAAGCTGATCGTCGACCTCATGTACGAGGGCGGCCTGGAGAAGATGCGCTGGTCGATCTCCGAGACCGCCGAGTGGGGCGACTACGTCACCGGCCCGCGGATCATCACGGACGAGACCAAGGCCACGATGAAGCAGGTCCTCGCGGAGATCCAGGACGGCACCTTCGCGCGTGAGTGGATGGCCGAGTACCACGGTGGCCTGAAGAAGTACAACGAGTACAAGCAGAAGGACGCCGAGTCCCTGCTGGAGACCACCGGCAAGCAGCTCCGCAAGCTGATGAGCTGGGTCGACGAAGAGGCGTAA
- the serA gene encoding phosphoglycerate dehydrogenase encodes MSSKPVVLIAEELSPATVDALGPDFEIRHCNGADRGELLPAIADVDAILIRSATKVDAEAVAAARKLKVVARAGVGLDNVDVSAATKAGVMVVNAPTSNIVTAAELACGLLLATARHIPQANAALKNGEWKRSKYTGVELAEKTLGVVGLGRIGALVAQRMSAFGMKVVAYDPYIQPARAAQMGVKILSLDELLEVSDFITVHLPKTPETVGLIGDEALRKVKPTVRIVNAARGGIVDEEALYSALKEGRVAGAGLDVYAKEPCTDSPLFEFDQVVSTPHLGASTDEAQEKAGVSVARSVRLALAGELVPDAVNVQGGVIAEDVKPGLPLAEKLGRIFTALAGEVAVRLDVEVYGEITQHDVKVLELSALKGVFEDVVAETVSYVNAPLFAQERGVEVRLTTSSESADHRNVVTVRGTLGSGEEVSVSGTLAGPKNLQKIVAVGDYDVDLALADHMVVLRYEDRPGVVGTVGRVFGEAGINIAGMQVSRSVAGGEALAVLTVDDTVAAGVLAEVAEEIGATSARSVNLV; translated from the coding sequence GTGAGCTCGAAACCTGTCGTACTCATCGCTGAAGAGCTGTCGCCCGCGACGGTGGACGCTCTCGGCCCGGACTTCGAGATCCGCCACTGCAACGGCGCGGACCGGGGCGAGCTGCTCCCCGCGATCGCCGACGTGGACGCGATCCTGATCCGTTCGGCCACCAAGGTCGACGCCGAAGCGGTCGCCGCCGCACGGAAGTTGAAGGTCGTCGCACGAGCCGGCGTCGGCCTGGACAACGTGGACGTCTCCGCCGCCACCAAGGCCGGCGTGATGGTCGTCAACGCCCCCACCTCGAACATCGTCACCGCCGCCGAGCTGGCCTGCGGTCTGCTGCTGGCGACCGCACGCCACATCCCGCAGGCCAACGCCGCGCTGAAGAACGGCGAGTGGAAGCGCAGCAAGTACACGGGCGTGGAGCTGGCCGAGAAGACCCTGGGTGTGGTGGGTCTGGGACGCATCGGCGCCCTCGTGGCGCAGCGCATGTCCGCGTTCGGGATGAAGGTCGTCGCCTACGACCCCTACATCCAGCCCGCGCGGGCTGCCCAGATGGGCGTCAAGATCCTGTCGCTGGACGAGCTGCTCGAAGTCTCCGACTTCATCACCGTGCACCTGCCCAAGACCCCCGAGACGGTCGGTCTGATCGGCGACGAGGCGCTGCGCAAGGTCAAGCCGACCGTGCGCATCGTCAACGCCGCGCGCGGCGGGATCGTCGACGAGGAGGCGCTGTACTCCGCGCTCAAGGAGGGCCGCGTCGCCGGCGCCGGCCTCGACGTGTACGCGAAGGAGCCCTGCACGGACTCCCCGCTGTTCGAGTTCGACCAGGTCGTCTCCACCCCGCACCTCGGCGCCTCCACGGACGAGGCGCAGGAGAAGGCCGGTGTCTCGGTCGCCAGGTCGGTGCGCCTCGCGCTCGCCGGTGAACTCGTCCCCGACGCGGTCAACGTCCAGGGCGGCGTCATCGCCGAGGACGTCAAGCCCGGCCTCCCGCTCGCCGAGAAGCTCGGCCGCATCTTCACCGCCCTCGCGGGCGAGGTCGCGGTCCGGCTCGACGTCGAGGTCTACGGCGAGATCACCCAGCACGACGTCAAGGTGCTCGAACTCTCCGCGCTCAAGGGCGTGTTCGAGGACGTCGTCGCCGAGACGGTGTCGTACGTCAACGCTCCGCTGTTCGCGCAGGAGCGGGGGGTCGAGGTACGGCTGACGACCAGCTCGGAGTCGGCCGACCACCGCAACGTCGTCACCGTGCGCGGCACGCTCGGCAGCGGCGAGGAGGTCTCTGTCTCCGGCACGCTGGCCGGTCCCAAGAACCTGCAGAAGATCGTCGCGGTCGGCGACTACGACGTCGACCTCGCGCTCGCCGACCACATGGTGGTCCTGCGGTACGAGGACCGGCCCGGGGTTGTCGGCACGGTCGGTCGTGTCTTCGGTGAGGCCGGGATCAACATCGCCGGGATGCAGGTGTCGCGGTCGGTGGCGGGTGGCGAGGCGTTGGCCGTGCTGACCGTTGATGACACGGTCGCGGCGGGTGTGCTGGCGGAGGTGGCCGAGGAGATCGGCGCGACGTCGGCTCGTTCGGTGAACCTGGTCTGA
- a CDS encoding MFS transporter, with the protein MTTGPPPDHPTPTTPNSPSPHATSRTHPQLLTRPLLLRFVSMVGASLSFFLLLSVVPAYAAERGGGGAAGLATGSLMLATVLGELVTPRLVGRFGYRLTLIAGLFLLGAPALVLTVSGHAAWIVAVCFVRGLGFALTIVAGGALTASLIPDERRGEGLALVGVVSGVPSLVALPLGLWLTGRIGYGPVAVTGGLAALAAIAFVLGLPDRAERNEQPLGVVRGLHTGALLRPVLVFAATATAAGIMVTFLPLAVPSASAGVVAVALFVQPASSTLTRWLAGRHGDRHGSARLVLPGLLLSAAGVLVIAPTTHPVAVVAGTALFGAGFGITQNATLAVMYTRVSAASYGTVSALWNLAYDGGMGLGAAGFGVTAGLTGYPWAFALTALLMLGAVAPALRDRRVRVSSEHSPAPGAAPR; encoded by the coding sequence ATGACGACCGGCCCGCCCCCCGACCACCCCACCCCCACCACACCCAACTCCCCATCCCCCCACGCCACTTCACGCACGCACCCCCAGCTCCTCACCCGCCCCCTCCTCCTCCGTTTCGTCAGCATGGTCGGTGCCAGTCTCAGCTTCTTCCTGCTGCTCTCGGTCGTACCGGCGTACGCGGCCGAGCGGGGCGGCGGAGGCGCGGCGGGGCTCGCGACCGGTTCGCTGATGCTCGCGACGGTGCTCGGGGAGCTGGTGACTCCCCGCCTCGTCGGCCGCTTCGGCTATCGACTGACCCTGATCGCCGGGCTGTTCCTGCTCGGGGCTCCGGCGCTGGTGCTGACCGTCTCCGGGCACGCCGCCTGGATCGTCGCGGTGTGCTTCGTGCGCGGGCTCGGTTTCGCGCTGACGATCGTCGCGGGCGGGGCGCTGACCGCGTCGCTGATACCGGACGAACGCCGGGGCGAGGGGCTCGCGTTGGTGGGCGTGGTGTCCGGTGTGCCGTCGCTGGTCGCGCTGCCGCTGGGCCTGTGGCTGACCGGGCGGATCGGGTACGGCCCGGTCGCCGTCACCGGTGGCCTCGCCGCGCTGGCCGCGATCGCCTTCGTCCTCGGACTGCCGGACCGGGCGGAGCGCAACGAGCAACCACTGGGTGTTGTACGGGGGTTGCACACCGGCGCCCTGCTCCGGCCCGTCCTGGTCTTCGCCGCCACCGCCACCGCCGCCGGCATCATGGTCACCTTCCTGCCGCTGGCCGTCCCGTCGGCGTCGGCCGGAGTCGTCGCGGTGGCCCTCTTCGTACAACCCGCGTCCTCGACCCTGACCCGCTGGCTCGCGGGCCGCCACGGCGACCGGCACGGCAGCGCGCGGCTCGTCCTGCCCGGCCTGCTCCTGTCGGCGGCGGGCGTCCTGGTGATAGCGCCAACCACCCACCCGGTAGCCGTAGTTGCGGGCACCGCCCTGTTCGGCGCCGGCTTCGGCATCACCCAGAACGCCACGCTGGCCGTGATGTACACCCGCGTCTCCGCCGCCTCGTACGGCACCGTCAGCGCCCTGTGGAACCTGGCCTACGACGGCGGAATGGGCCTCGGCGCGGCCGGCTTCGGCGTCACGGCCGGCCTGACCGGTTATCCGTGGGCCTTCGCGCTGACGGCGTTGTTGATGCTGGGCGCGGTGGCACCGGCGTTGCGGGACCGGCGGGTCAGGGTGTCTTCCGAGCACTCTCCAGCACCTGGCGCAGCCCCTCGGTGA
- a CDS encoding TetR/AcrR family transcriptional regulator produces the protein MGHREDLLEGAKRCLLEKGFARTTARDIVKESGTNLASIGYHYGSKDALLAQAYVSLVDGMSFEWGDRLEGVPGSLERFREVWSNVVASLREPGSMWRLSGEIMAMGDQLPEVRDQLSLAQREGGRGLVALLMGVPEEEVSDETADTLGAFYMIVMSGLIMQWTFDPKTAPDAEHLTEGLRQVLESARKTP, from the coding sequence ATGGGACACCGTGAGGATCTGCTCGAAGGCGCGAAGCGCTGCCTGCTGGAGAAGGGGTTCGCGCGGACGACGGCGCGCGACATCGTCAAGGAGTCGGGGACCAACCTCGCGTCCATCGGCTATCACTACGGCTCGAAGGACGCGTTGCTCGCGCAGGCGTACGTGTCACTGGTGGACGGCATGTCCTTCGAGTGGGGTGACCGGCTGGAAGGGGTGCCGGGCTCGCTGGAACGGTTCAGGGAGGTGTGGTCGAACGTCGTCGCCTCTCTGCGCGAGCCGGGCTCGATGTGGCGGCTCAGTGGGGAGATCATGGCGATGGGTGACCAACTGCCGGAGGTTCGCGACCAGTTGTCGCTCGCGCAGCGGGAGGGCGGCCGAGGACTGGTTGCGCTGCTCATGGGCGTACCGGAGGAGGAGGTGTCGGACGAGACCGCCGACACGCTCGGCGCGTTCTACATGATCGTGATGTCCGGGCTCATCATGCAGTGGACCTTCGACCCGAAGACCGCGCCGGACGCGGAGCACCTCACCGAGGGGCTGCGCCAGGTGCTGGAGAGTGCTCGGAAGACACCCTGA
- a CDS encoding acetolactate synthase large subunit: MTMTEQATGAHPQPRPRSGGQPSAPEHVTGAQSLIRSLEEVGADTVFGIPGGAILPAYDPLMDSTRVRHVLVRHEQGAGHAATGYAQATGKVGVCMATSGPGATNLVTPIADAHMDSVPLVAITGQVASKAIGTDAFQEADIVGITMPVTKHNFLVTKAEDIPRVIAQAFHIASTGRPGPVLVDIAKDALQAKTTFSWPPVMDLPGYRPVTKPHAKQIREAAKLITAAKRPVLYVGGGVLKAHATAELKVLAELTGAPVTTTLMALGAFPDSHELHVGMPGMHGAVTAVTALQKADLIVALGARFDDRVTGKLDSFAPFAKIVHADIDPAEIGKNRAADVPIVGDAREVIADLVQAVQKEHSEGHTGDYSAWWKDLNRWRETYPLGYEQPDNGSLSPQQVIERVGQLAPEGTIFAAGVGQHQMWAAHYIQYEKPATWLNSGGAGTMGYAVPAAMGAKAGAPDQTVWAIDGDGCFQMTNQELTTCALNNIPIKVAIINNGALGMVRQWQTLFYNQRYSNTVLHSGPEADGKQPSAGTRIPDFVKLSEAMGCYAIRCESPDDLDKVIEEANSINDRPVVIDFIVHEDAMVWPMVAAGTSNDEVMFARDVRPDFGDNEDD, translated from the coding sequence ATGACGATGACCGAGCAGGCCACCGGGGCCCATCCGCAGCCGCGGCCCCGATCCGGAGGACAGCCGTCCGCCCCCGAGCACGTCACGGGCGCGCAGTCCCTCATCCGCTCTCTTGAGGAAGTCGGGGCCGACACGGTATTCGGCATCCCCGGCGGTGCGATCCTTCCGGCGTACGACCCGCTGATGGACTCGACGCGGGTGCGTCACGTGCTGGTCCGCCACGAGCAGGGCGCGGGCCACGCGGCCACCGGTTACGCGCAGGCCACCGGCAAGGTCGGCGTCTGCATGGCGACCTCAGGGCCCGGCGCCACCAACCTGGTGACCCCGATCGCCGACGCGCACATGGACTCGGTGCCGCTCGTGGCGATCACCGGGCAGGTCGCGTCGAAGGCGATCGGTACGGACGCCTTCCAGGAGGCGGACATCGTCGGCATCACGATGCCGGTCACCAAGCACAACTTCCTGGTCACCAAGGCCGAGGACATCCCGCGCGTCATCGCGCAGGCCTTCCACATCGCCTCCACCGGCCGCCCGGGCCCGGTGCTGGTCGACATCGCGAAGGACGCCCTCCAGGCGAAGACCACCTTCTCCTGGCCGCCGGTCATGGACCTGCCCGGCTACCGCCCGGTGACCAAGCCGCACGCCAAGCAGATCCGCGAGGCCGCCAAGCTGATCACCGCCGCGAAGCGGCCCGTCCTCTACGTCGGCGGCGGTGTCCTCAAGGCACACGCCACCGCCGAGCTGAAGGTCCTCGCAGAACTCACCGGAGCGCCCGTCACCACCACACTGATGGCGCTCGGCGCATTCCCCGACAGTCACGAGCTGCACGTGGGAATGCCGGGCATGCACGGTGCGGTCACCGCCGTCACCGCGCTGCAGAAGGCCGACCTGATCGTCGCCCTCGGAGCCCGCTTCGACGACCGCGTCACCGGCAAGCTGGACAGCTTCGCGCCCTTCGCGAAGATCGTCCACGCCGACATCGACCCGGCCGAGATCGGCAAGAACCGCGCCGCCGACGTGCCGATCGTCGGGGACGCCCGCGAGGTCATCGCCGACCTGGTGCAGGCCGTGCAGAAGGAGCACAGCGAGGGCCACACCGGCGACTACAGCGCCTGGTGGAAGGACCTCAACCGCTGGCGCGAGACCTACCCGCTCGGCTACGAGCAGCCCGACAACGGCTCGCTCTCCCCGCAGCAGGTCATCGAGCGCGTCGGCCAACTCGCCCCGGAGGGAACGATCTTCGCGGCGGGCGTCGGCCAGCACCAGATGTGGGCCGCGCACTACATCCAGTACGAGAAGCCGGCGACCTGGCTCAACTCCGGCGGCGCCGGGACGATGGGCTACGCGGTCCCGGCCGCGATGGGCGCCAAGGCCGGAGCGCCGGACCAGACGGTCTGGGCGATCGACGGCGACGGCTGCTTCCAGATGACCAATCAGGAACTCACCACCTGCGCCCTGAACAACATCCCGATCAAGGTCGCCATCATCAACAACGGCGCCCTCGGCATGGTCCGCCAGTGGCAGACCCTGTTCTACAACCAGCGCTACTCCAACACCGTGCTGCACAGCGGCCCGGAGGCCGACGGCAAGCAGCCGAGCGCCGGCACGCGCATCCCCGACTTCGTCAAGTTGTCGGAGGCGATGGGCTGTTACGCGATCCGCTGCGAGTCCCCCGACGACCTCGACAAGGTCATCGAGGAGGCGAACTCGATCAACGACCGCCCCGTCGTGATCGACTTCATCGTCCACGAGGACGCCATGGTGTGGCCGATGGTCGCCGCCGGCACCTCGAACGACGAGGTCATGTTCGCCCGGGACGTCCGCCCCGACTTCGGCGACAACGAAGACGACTGA
- a CDS encoding methyltransferase domain-containing protein, with the protein MDWERRATALADQVTDPDSRWLAPVARVARHALVPRWWAVDDSGRWVLRDGPSDPGAWAEAAYADRSLVTRVGPSHADKAQLDDHPEGLPTSSATLPSLVVRMLRHGRLGDGLDLLDLGTGAGGLTAYACHRLGNGRVTSLDIDPYLVGAAGERLAAMGYHPKLITADATRHVPGSYDRIVSTVALAPGPQLRPVLRALRPGGRIATTLARTCLIVTGWKNRNGEVIGRVERDMAGFMLTRSGDDHPPALTELFTLAHEAESEETNTGRYPVVDVTNAWEVRSILEITTHGVELAHGTNGRTNTAYLVHPDGSWARASAESTDPPEVHQGGPQRLWSALERIRNRLNTEGGLPLLGAAVRMTPDGVCHVSRGQWHASMGTRS; encoded by the coding sequence ATGGATTGGGAGCGCAGGGCGACCGCCCTCGCGGACCAGGTGACCGACCCGGACTCACGGTGGCTCGCACCCGTCGCCCGCGTCGCCCGGCACGCGTTGGTGCCGCGCTGGTGGGCCGTGGACGACTCGGGCCGATGGGTTCTGCGGGACGGACCGAGCGACCCGGGCGCCTGGGCGGAAGCCGCCTACGCGGACCGGTCGTTGGTCACCAGGGTCGGCCCGTCGCACGCGGACAAGGCCCAACTCGACGACCACCCCGAGGGGTTGCCCACGTCGTCCGCCACCCTGCCGAGCCTGGTGGTACGGATGCTGCGGCACGGCCGGCTCGGGGACGGGCTGGACCTCCTGGACCTCGGCACCGGAGCCGGCGGCCTCACCGCGTACGCCTGCCATCGCCTCGGGAACGGCCGCGTGACGAGTCTCGACATCGACCCGTATCTGGTCGGCGCCGCGGGGGAACGCCTCGCGGCCATGGGCTACCACCCGAAGCTGATCACGGCGGACGCCACCCGGCACGTCCCCGGCTCGTACGACCGCATCGTGTCCACGGTCGCCCTTGCCCCCGGTCCGCAACTCCGGCCCGTACTGCGTGCGTTGAGGCCCGGCGGGCGGATCGCGACCACGCTCGCCCGTACGTGTCTGATCGTCACGGGGTGGAAGAACCGGAACGGCGAGGTGATCGGGCGCGTCGAACGGGACATGGCGGGTTTCATGCTCACCCGCTCCGGCGACGACCACCCGCCCGCTCTCACCGAGCTGTTCACCCTCGCCCACGAAGCGGAGAGCGAGGAGACGAACACCGGCCGCTACCCCGTCGTAGACGTGACGAACGCGTGGGAAGTCCGGTCCATACTGGAGATCACGACACACGGCGTCGAACTCGCCCACGGGACCAACGGCCGTACGAACACTGCCTACTTGGTGCACCCGGACGGCTCCTGGGCCCGCGCGTCCGCCGAGTCGACCGACCCGCCGGAAGTCCACCAGGGCGGCCCGCAACGACTCTGGAGCGCCCTGGAACGCATCCGGAACCGGCTCAACACGGAGGGCGGACTGCCGCTGCTCGGCGCGGCGGTGCGTATGACGCCCGACGGTGTGTGCCATGTGTCGCGCGGGCAGTGGCACGCGTCCATGGGGACGCGGTCATAG
- the ilvN gene encoding acetolactate synthase small subunit, with protein sequence MSKHTLSVLVENKPGVLARITALFSRRGFNIDSLAVGVTEHPDISRITIVVNVIEALPLEQVTKQLNKLVNVLKIVELEPGSAVQRELVLVKVRADNETRSQIVEIVQLFRAKTVDVSPEAVTVEATGSSDKLSAMLKMLEPYGIKELVQSGTIAIGRGARSITDRSLRALDRSA encoded by the coding sequence ATGTCCAAGCACACGCTCTCCGTCCTGGTGGAGAACAAGCCGGGTGTCCTCGCCCGGATCACCGCCCTGTTCTCCCGGCGCGGCTTCAACATCGACTCCCTCGCCGTCGGCGTCACCGAGCACCCCGACATCTCCCGCATCACGATCGTGGTGAACGTGATCGAGGCACTCCCGCTCGAACAGGTCACCAAGCAGCTCAACAAGCTCGTCAACGTGCTGAAGATCGTCGAACTGGAGCCGGGTTCCGCGGTTCAGCGCGAACTCGTTCTGGTGAAGGTGCGCGCCGACAACGAGACGCGCTCCCAGATCGTCGAGATCGTCCAGCTCTTCCGCGCCAAGACCGTCGACGTCTCCCCGGAGGCCGTCACCGTCGAGGCCACCGGCTCCAGCGACAAGCTGTCCGCCATGCTCAAGATGCTGGAGCCGTACGGCATCAAGGAGCTGGTCCAGTCCGGCACGATCGCCATCGGCCGCGGCGCCCGCTCCATCACCGACCGCTCGCTGCGCGCGCTCGACCGCTCCGCGTAG
- a CDS encoding MFS transporter yields the protein MTNSPSSTNATNPVGTPNSLAGRREWTALGVLMLPLLLVSMDVSVLYFAIPAISADLEPSGTQQLWIFDIYAFVLAGLLMTMGSIGDRIGRRRLLLIGAAAFGTASLIAAYANSAETLIAARAVLGIGGATLMPSTMALLRTMFTDPGQRAKAIGLWSGVMTAGVALGSVLSGVLVQYFWWGSVFLINLPAMALLLLIGPFLLPESKNPAPGRFDWPSVPLSLAAVLPVIYGLKEIPSEGWHVQYVVSVTVGLLFAALFVHRQRTAASPMIDPTLFRGRGFAPSVVLNLVSAFGMMGSAFFTTQYLQSVLGKSAMEAALWALLPSVPIGMAAPLATTLVQKGVDRAYVVAAGFALASGGYGMLALVGTDSLWPALAAAGVLASGIVMVMSQIMDLAMGSAPVEKAGVASSLMETGAEFGGALGMALLGSIGTAVYRHGIPASAPAPAHETLGGALAVARQLPGRTGDALTATAREAFTDGMHGAAIAGAVLLLGAAFAAARTLRGIQAQTPDPAAAEPQKAEA from the coding sequence ATGACGAACTCACCGAGCTCGACGAACGCGACGAACCCCGTGGGCACCCCCAACTCCCTTGCCGGCCGCCGCGAATGGACCGCCCTCGGCGTCCTGATGCTGCCGCTGCTGCTGGTCTCCATGGACGTCTCCGTCCTCTACTTCGCCATCCCGGCGATCAGCGCCGACCTGGAACCCAGCGGCACCCAGCAACTGTGGATCTTCGACATCTACGCCTTCGTGCTGGCCGGCCTGCTGATGACGATGGGCTCGATCGGCGACCGCATCGGCCGCCGCCGGCTCCTCCTGATCGGCGCGGCGGCGTTCGGCACCGCGTCCCTCATCGCGGCCTACGCGAACAGCGCCGAGACCCTGATCGCCGCCCGCGCGGTCCTCGGCATCGGCGGCGCGACCCTGATGCCCTCGACGATGGCGCTGCTGCGCACGATGTTCACCGACCCCGGCCAGCGCGCGAAGGCGATCGGTCTGTGGTCCGGCGTGATGACCGCCGGCGTCGCGCTCGGCTCGGTGCTGAGCGGTGTCCTGGTCCAGTACTTCTGGTGGGGCTCGGTCTTCCTGATCAACCTGCCCGCGATGGCCCTGCTCCTGCTCATCGGCCCGTTCCTGCTCCCCGAGTCCAAGAACCCCGCCCCCGGCCGCTTCGACTGGCCGAGCGTCCCGCTGTCGCTGGCCGCCGTGCTGCCCGTGATCTACGGCCTCAAGGAGATCCCCTCCGAGGGCTGGCACGTCCAGTACGTCGTCTCGGTCACCGTCGGCCTGCTCTTCGCGGCCCTGTTCGTCCACCGCCAGCGCACCGCCGCCTCCCCGATGATCGACCCCACCCTCTTCCGCGGTCGTGGCTTCGCCCCCTCGGTCGTCCTCAACCTCGTCTCCGCCTTCGGCATGATGGGCTCGGCCTTCTTCACCACGCAGTACCTGCAGTCGGTGCTCGGCAAGAGCGCGATGGAGGCGGCCCTGTGGGCGCTGCTCCCCTCGGTGCCGATCGGCATGGCGGCCCCGCTGGCAACGACCCTCGTGCAGAAGGGAGTTGACCGCGCCTACGTCGTCGCGGCCGGCTTCGCCCTCGCCTCCGGCGGCTACGGCATGCTCGCCCTGGTCGGCACGGACTCGCTGTGGCCGGCCCTGGCCGCGGCCGGTGTCCTCGCCTCCGGGATCGTCATGGTGATGTCCCAGATCATGGACCTCGCGATGGGCAGCGCGCCGGTGGAGAAGGCGGGCGTGGCGTCCTCACTGATGGAAACGGGAGCCGAGTTCGGCGGCGCGCTCGGCATGGCCCTCCTCGGCTCCATCGGTACGGCCGTCTACCGCCACGGCATCCCGGCCTCGGCCCCCGCCCCGGCCCACGAGACCCTCGGCGGCGCCCTCGCCGTCGCCCGGCAGCTACCGGGGCGCACGGGAGACGCCCTGACCGCGACCGCCCGGGAGGCCTTCACCGACGGCATGCACGGGGCGGCGATCGCGGGGGCGGTGCTGCTGCTGGGGGCCGCTTTCGCGGCGGCGCGGACCCTGCGGGGAATCCAGGCCCAGACACCCGATCCGGCCGCGGCGGAGCCGCAGAAGGCGGAGGCGTGA
- a CDS encoding DUF7848 domain-containing protein — protein sequence MTVPIRRTFRFVNWTLRPDHDTGAPPLRYAFRCLAPTADDTECAARSTPSNDPTEPQTWAFAHLREHPGHTSYAEVIERPWVMWEEGPT from the coding sequence GTGACCGTCCCGATCCGCCGCACGTTCCGTTTCGTCAACTGGACGCTACGGCCCGATCACGACACCGGCGCCCCACCCCTCAGGTACGCCTTCCGCTGCCTCGCGCCCACCGCGGACGACACCGAGTGCGCCGCGCGCTCCACCCCGAGCAACGACCCTACGGAACCCCAGACTTGGGCCTTCGCCCACCTGCGCGAACACCCCGGGCACACCAGTTACGCCGAGGTGATCGAACGCCCGTGGGTGATGTGGGAGGAGGGCCCGACGTGA